Proteins encoded in a region of the Rhodococcus sp. SBT000017 genome:
- a CDS encoding ATP-dependent DNA ligase, whose product MDLPLAVPVAPMLAKAAKVVPAQPEDGPAVWSYEPKWDGFRAIVFRDGDEVVLGSRGGKDLARYFPELVEAIKAELPEKIVVDGEIVVPREKGGSTRLDWESLSERIHPAASRVTMLAEKTPAQFIGFDLLAVGDEDLTGEPFSTRRARLLDVVGPHPRSCFVTSATEDAAVAEDWFERFEGAGLDGVVAKKLDGPYLPNKREMIKIKHARTADCVLIGYRIHKSGNGIGSLLLGLYDGDDLRMIGGASAFTDKRRLELLEELEPLRLGDDVTYDGEATRWNSSNDRNWIPVRIERVIEVAYDQMEGARLRHVARFLRWRPDRDPRSCAYDQLEVPVRYDVADVIAGGR is encoded by the coding sequence GTGGATCTTCCTCTTGCCGTGCCGGTCGCGCCGATGCTCGCCAAAGCCGCAAAAGTGGTGCCCGCCCAGCCCGAGGACGGGCCCGCGGTGTGGTCGTACGAGCCGAAATGGGACGGGTTCCGCGCCATCGTCTTCCGTGACGGAGACGAGGTGGTGCTCGGATCACGCGGCGGCAAGGACCTGGCCCGCTATTTCCCGGAGTTGGTCGAGGCGATCAAGGCCGAGCTGCCCGAGAAGATCGTCGTCGACGGCGAGATCGTCGTACCCCGCGAGAAGGGCGGTTCCACTCGCCTCGACTGGGAGTCACTGTCCGAACGGATTCATCCCGCAGCGAGTCGGGTGACGATGCTCGCGGAGAAGACGCCGGCGCAGTTCATCGGCTTCGATCTGTTGGCCGTCGGCGACGAGGACCTGACGGGGGAGCCGTTCTCGACTCGGCGCGCGAGACTGCTCGACGTGGTCGGTCCGCACCCGAGGAGTTGTTTCGTCACCTCGGCGACCGAGGATGCGGCGGTGGCCGAGGACTGGTTCGAGCGTTTCGAGGGTGCCGGGCTGGACGGTGTGGTGGCCAAGAAGCTCGATGGGCCCTATCTGCCGAACAAGCGCGAGATGATCAAGATCAAGCATGCGCGTACCGCCGACTGCGTGTTGATCGGCTATCGAATCCACAAGTCCGGCAACGGTATCGGATCTCTGCTGCTCGGACTGTACGACGGTGATGACCTGCGGATGATCGGCGGTGCGTCGGCGTTCACCGACAAGCGCCGGTTGGAACTGCTCGAAGAACTCGAACCGCTCCGACTCGGCGACGACGTCACGTACGACGGTGAAGCGACCCGTTGGAATTCGTCGAACGACCGCAACTGGATCCCGGTGCGTATCGAGCGGGTCATCGAGGTGGCCTACGATCAGATGGAAGGGGCACGGCTGCGGCACGTGGCGCGCTTCCTGCGGTGGCGACCCGATCGTGATCCGCGCTCGTGCGCTTACGACCAACTCGAGGTTCCGGTGCGCTACGACGTTGCCGACGTCATTGCCGGGGGACGATAG
- the nhaA gene encoding Na+/H+ antiporter NhaA, whose product MADRITPTNRPMARFVERISRARGERNSETLAAGFLLAATLIALIWANSPFGETYQSFWHTELSVTIGEHGISLDLAHWVNDGLMALFFFVVGLEVKREFAMGELTDRSRAAIPIVAAVAGLAAPALLFLAFNPSGPAAQAWGVVISTDTAFLLGALAVLGPKKAARLRIFLLTLAVADDVGALAIIAFFYTDDLDVVPLILAFAGLGLIFLLRRLEVWRGVGYFVVALFTWVAMYESGVHPTLVGVMIALILPVYPPRRTEVERASDLTRAFRQSPNPEYARAARLGLDRAVSVNERLMRLYQPYTAFIIVPIFALANAGVVLSSDTLEAASTSTLTWGIIAGLVLGKLVGITAASAVFAKLRPSSLAPGLTLSHIAGGAAMSGIGFTISLFIIDLALDDELLADEARVGVLAASVIAAVLGWILFRIDEKVHPPKAEASLRILRPVSAKRDHIRGPVDAPLTIVEYADFECPFCSKATGSVAEVRKHFGDDLRYVYRHLPLDDYHPHARYAAYASEAAAAQGKFWEMADVLFRNSDALEPDDIDGYARELGLDMDKFEDDIRTGDHVVRVEDDELDASSSDVDGTPTFYLGRGDKNLTRHIGPYDAATLIRALEIR is encoded by the coding sequence ATGGCAGATCGGATCACGCCGACGAATCGGCCCATGGCACGGTTCGTCGAACGGATCTCGCGGGCTCGCGGCGAGAGAAACAGCGAGACTCTGGCGGCGGGCTTTCTGCTCGCGGCGACACTGATCGCCCTGATCTGGGCCAACTCGCCCTTCGGCGAGACCTATCAGTCGTTCTGGCACACCGAGCTGTCGGTCACCATCGGCGAACACGGCATCTCCCTCGACCTCGCCCACTGGGTCAACGACGGGCTCATGGCGTTGTTCTTCTTCGTCGTCGGGCTCGAGGTCAAGCGTGAGTTCGCGATGGGTGAGCTCACCGACCGATCCCGTGCCGCGATACCGATCGTCGCTGCCGTTGCCGGCCTGGCCGCGCCTGCATTGCTGTTCCTCGCCTTCAATCCGTCCGGACCCGCGGCTCAGGCGTGGGGCGTCGTGATTTCCACCGACACCGCGTTCCTGCTCGGGGCACTTGCCGTCCTCGGACCCAAGAAGGCTGCGCGGCTGCGCATCTTCCTGCTCACTCTCGCTGTCGCGGACGATGTGGGCGCACTGGCGATCATCGCGTTCTTCTACACCGACGATCTCGACGTGGTGCCGCTGATTCTGGCGTTCGCCGGGCTCGGACTGATCTTCCTGCTGCGGAGGCTCGAGGTGTGGCGCGGCGTCGGGTACTTCGTCGTCGCACTGTTCACGTGGGTTGCGATGTACGAGTCCGGAGTGCACCCCACTCTTGTGGGAGTGATGATCGCGCTGATCCTTCCGGTCTACCCGCCGCGACGCACCGAGGTGGAACGCGCGTCGGACCTGACCCGCGCGTTCCGGCAGTCGCCCAATCCCGAATACGCCCGCGCGGCCCGCCTCGGACTCGATCGCGCGGTGTCGGTCAACGAACGTCTCATGCGGCTCTATCAGCCCTACACAGCGTTCATCATCGTGCCGATCTTCGCGCTGGCCAACGCCGGCGTGGTGCTGAGCTCGGACACGCTCGAAGCTGCGTCGACCTCGACACTCACCTGGGGCATCATCGCTGGTCTCGTCCTCGGCAAGCTCGTCGGAATCACCGCTGCCTCCGCCGTGTTCGCGAAACTGCGACCGTCGTCCCTGGCTCCGGGACTGACACTGTCGCACATCGCGGGCGGTGCGGCGATGTCCGGAATCGGGTTCACGATCTCGCTGTTCATCATCGACCTCGCCCTCGACGACGAACTGCTGGCCGACGAGGCACGCGTCGGTGTGTTGGCGGCCTCGGTCATCGCGGCGGTGCTGGGCTGGATCCTGTTCCGCATCGACGAGAAGGTCCACCCGCCGAAAGCCGAAGCATCTCTGCGCATTCTGCGCCCTGTCAGTGCCAAGCGTGATCACATCCGCGGTCCGGTGGATGCACCACTGACCATCGTGGAGTACGCGGACTTCGAGTGCCCGTTCTGCAGCAAGGCAACCGGCAGCGTCGCCGAGGTACGCAAACACTTCGGCGACGACCTGCGCTACGTCTACCGGCACCTGCCGCTCGACGACTATCACCCGCACGCCCGCTACGCCGCGTACGCCAGTGAGGCCGCCGCAGCGCAGGGCAAGTTCTGGGAGATGGCCGACGTGTTGTTCCGCAACAGTGATGCTCTCGAACCCGACGACATCGACGGCTACGCACGCGAACTCGGCCTCGACATGGACAAATTCGAGGACGACATCCGCACCGGCGATCACGTCGTTCGCGTCGAGGACGACGAACTCGACGCCTCGTCCTCGGACGTCGACGGCACCCCGACGTTCTACCTGGGACGCGGCGACAAGAACCTGACCCGACACATCGGACCATACGATGCAGCAACGTTGATCCGGGCGCTCGAAATAAGGTGA
- a CDS encoding DNA polymerase domain-containing protein, translating into MAAKTPPAFVQAGEREVRVSSPDRVIYEATEHTPEITKLQVCKYFAAVGGPLMRAIGDRPTAMERWPDGYRDGMRLALGPQDKEGDGFYQKRLPKGAPEWIETVKIAFPSKRTAEELCPSEPAALVWAAQMGTLTFHPWPVRRPDVDHPDELRLDLDPQPGTTFADALRVADVARELLEELGLRGYPKTSGNRGIHIYVRIEPQYTFEQVRHAAIGLGRELERRDDGVTTNWWKEERGERIFIDYNQNNRDRTIASAWSLRARPGATVSTPMAWSQLADVTDPREYNLVTVPELIRDGDPWADMDEQAYSLEPLLQLWETLPGGELNFPPDYPKMPGEPPRVQPSKKVAEHWDAEGNRTDS; encoded by the coding sequence ATGGCCGCGAAAACACCACCGGCGTTTGTGCAGGCCGGCGAACGTGAAGTACGGGTGTCGAGCCCCGATCGCGTGATCTACGAGGCGACCGAACACACTCCGGAGATCACCAAACTGCAGGTGTGCAAGTACTTCGCAGCCGTCGGGGGGCCACTGATGCGGGCGATCGGAGACCGCCCCACCGCGATGGAACGATGGCCCGACGGCTATCGCGACGGCATGAGATTGGCGCTCGGCCCCCAGGACAAGGAGGGTGACGGTTTCTATCAGAAGCGGTTGCCCAAGGGTGCGCCCGAGTGGATCGAGACGGTGAAGATCGCGTTCCCCAGCAAGCGCACCGCCGAGGAGCTGTGCCCGTCGGAACCGGCTGCGCTGGTGTGGGCGGCTCAGATGGGCACGCTGACATTTCACCCGTGGCCGGTGCGACGACCGGACGTCGACCATCCCGACGAGCTGCGGCTCGATCTCGATCCTCAGCCGGGCACCACGTTCGCGGACGCCCTGCGAGTGGCCGACGTGGCCCGAGAGCTGTTGGAAGAGTTGGGCTTACGCGGCTACCCGAAAACCAGCGGTAATCGGGGCATCCACATCTACGTCCGCATCGAGCCGCAGTACACCTTCGAACAGGTGCGGCACGCGGCCATCGGTCTGGGCCGAGAACTCGAACGCCGCGACGACGGGGTGACCACCAACTGGTGGAAAGAGGAACGCGGAGAACGCATCTTCATCGACTACAACCAGAACAACCGTGACCGAACCATCGCCAGCGCGTGGAGTCTGCGAGCTCGACCGGGCGCGACGGTGAGCACCCCGATGGCGTGGTCACAGTTGGCCGACGTCACCGACCCGCGTGAATACAACCTCGTCACGGTGCCGGAGCTGATTCGGGACGGAGACCCGTGGGCCGATATGGACGAGCAGGCCTACTCCCTCGAACCCCTTCTGCAGTTGTGGGAAACACTGCCCGGTGGGGAGCTGAACTTCCCGCCGGATTACCCCAAGATGCCCGGCGAACCGCCACGAGTGCAGCCCTCGAAAAAGGTTGCCGAGCACTGGGATGCGGAGGGTAATCGTACGGACAGCTGA
- a CDS encoding SdpI family protein has protein sequence MDAESARAVTGAIALTLFVLSLTVFATALVTKGPDQEPNSLIGIKTRATKSSKEAWVAGHRAAYPYMMAGATHCLASSALIAGLLALGSVPATAMLTLSVALALGGAVILTLSGIKADREAKRHVGTA, from the coding sequence GTGGACGCAGAATCCGCGCGCGCGGTAACGGGAGCGATCGCGCTGACACTGTTCGTGTTGTCGCTGACGGTATTCGCCACAGCGCTGGTGACCAAAGGGCCTGATCAGGAACCGAATTCGCTGATCGGCATCAAGACACGGGCAACCAAGTCCAGCAAGGAAGCCTGGGTCGCCGGCCATCGAGCCGCATATCCCTACATGATGGCGGGTGCCACCCACTGCCTTGCCTCGTCGGCACTGATCGCGGGGCTACTCGCTCTGGGTTCCGTCCCCGCCACGGCGATGCTGACGCTCTCGGTGGCACTGGCGCTCGGCGGAGCCGTCATCCTGACACTGAGCGGCATCAAAGCCGACCGAGAAGCCAAACGACACGTGGGCACAGCGTGA